In one Cervus elaphus chromosome 9, mCerEla1.1, whole genome shotgun sequence genomic region, the following are encoded:
- the TYK2 gene encoding non-receptor tyrosine-protein kinase TYK2 isoform X1, whose translation MPLCQWRAATRGRKPSGDGAQPMATRGGLKVLLHWAGPSGGEPWVTFTEATLTAEDVCIHIAHKVGITPPCFNLFALFDAQAQVWLPPNHILDTSRDSSLTLHFRMRFYFRNWHGTNPQEPAVYRCGPPGSETSSEQAEQGVQLLDPASFEYLFEQGKHEFVNDVASLWELSSEEEIHHFQNESLGMALLHLCHLALHDGVPLEKVAKKTSFKDCIPRSFRRQIRQHNALTRLRQRSIFRKFLRAFQPGCLSQQVVMVKYLATLERLAPRFGTERVPVCHLELLSQAEGEPCYIRDGGQAPPDPGSESAAGPPTHEVLVSGTEGIRWRLVRAEGPGDGGGGGGSRMPDAGPSGKKMKAQKAGSEPVDRPRETPWSYFCDFQDITHVVLKERHVSIHCQDNKCLELTLPSRAAALSLVSLVDGYFRLTADSNHYLCHDVAPPRLVMSIQDGIHGPLLEPFVLAKLKPEAGLYLIHWSTSHLHRLILTVAQRDQLQAPGTKGLRLRKFPIELRAGTVMLEGWGRSFPSVRDLRAALQDCSLRAGDDCFSLRRCCLPRPGEISNLIVTRGPQASTRPLNLSHLSFYRIRQEDITQLSHLGQGTRTNVYEGLLRVGGRGPEEDKADGEEPPVPAGDHGQKLRVVLKVLDPSHHDIALAFYETASLMGQVCHVHLVFVHGVFVHGSENIMVTEYVEHGPLDVWLRRERGRVPLAWKLAVAQQLASALSYLEDKSLVHGNVCGRNILLARLGLAEGTSPFIKLSDPGVGLSALSREERVERIPWTAPECLSGGAHSLSTAADKWGFGATLLEICFDGEAPLQGRSPSEKERFYQKQHKLPEPSCPELATLTSQCLTYEPAQRPSFRTILRDFTQLQPQNLADVLSVSPDSLASDPTVFNKRYLKKIRDLGEGHFGKVSLYCYDPNNDGTGEMVAVKALKADCGPQLRSSWRREIDILRTLYHKHIVKYKGCCEDQGEKSVQLVMEYMPLGSLRDYLPRHNVGLVQLLLFSLQICEGMAYLHTQHYVHRDLAARNVLLDNNRLVKIGDFGLTKAVPEGHEYYCVREDGDSPVFWYAPECLKECKFYYASDVWSFGVLMYELLTYCDSSQSPPSKFIELIGLTQGQMTVLRLTELLERGERLPQPERCPSEIYSLMKDCWKAEASFRPTFQNLVPILRSYHEKYQGQAPSVFSVC comes from the exons ATGCCTTTGTGCCAATGGAGGGCCGCCACCAGGGGCAGGAAGCCCAGTGGGGACGGAGCTCAGCCCATGGCCACCAGAGGAGGCCTGAAAGTGCTTCTGCACTGGGCTGGCCCCAGTGGTGGGGAGCCCTGGGTCACCTTCACTGAGGCCACACTGACCGCAGAGGACGTCTGCATCCACATCGCACACAAAGTCG GCATCACCCCACCCTGCTTCAATCTTTTCGCCCTCTTCGATGCCCAGGCCCAGGTCTGGCTGCCTCCAAATCACATCCTGGATACCTCCAGGGACTCCAGCCTGACGCTGCACTTCcgcatgag GTTTTATTTCCGAAACTGGCATGGCACGAATCCTCAGGAGCCGGCTGTGTACCGCTGCGGGCCCCCAGGGTCCGAGACTTCCTCAGAACAGGCAGAGCAGGGGGTGCAACTGCTGGACCCTGCCTCCTTTGAGTACCTCTTTGAGCAG GGCAAGCATGAGTTTGTAAATGACGTGGCATCACTATGGGAGCTGTCTAGCGAGGAGGAGATCCACCACTTTCAGAATGAAAGCCTGGGCATGGCCCTTTTGCACCTCTGCCACCTTGCTCTCCACGATGGTGTCCCCCTTGAGAAGGTGGCCAAGAAGACCAG CTTCAAGGATTGTATCCCACGCTCCTTCCGGCGGCAGATCCGGCAGCACAATGCTCTGACACGCCTGCGCCAACGGAGCATCTTCCGCAAGTTCCTACGGGCCTTCCAGCCGGGCTGCCTCTCCCAGCAGGTCGTCATGGTGAAGTACCTGGCCACGCTCGAGCGACTGGCACCCCGCTTTGGCACAGAGCGTGTGCCCGTGTGCCACCTGGAGCTGCTGTCCCAGGCCGAGGGGGAGCCCTGCTACATCCGGGACGGTGGCCAGGCCCCTCCCGACCCCGGGTCTGAGTCTGCTGCCGGACCCCCCACCCACGAGGTGCTGGTGTCAGGCACAGAAGGCATCCGGTGGCGGCTGGTACGGGCGGAG GGGCCTGGTGATGGTGGCGGTGGTGGCGGCAGCAGGATGCCCGATGCTGGCCCATCTGGGAAGAAAATGAAGGCCCAGAAGGCGGGCAGCGAGCCAGTGGACAGGCCTCGGGAGACCCCCTGGTCCTACTTTTGCGACTTCCAAGACATCACCCACGTGGTGCTGAAGGAACGCCACGTCAGCATCCATTGTCAGGACAACAAGTGCCTG GAGCTGACCCTGCCTTCCCGGGCTGCGGCCCTGTCCTTGGTGTCGCTGGTGGATGGTTACTTTCGCCTGACCGCCGACTCCAACCACTATCTGTGCCACGACGTGGCTCCTCCACGGCTGGTGATGAGCATCCAGGATGGTATCCACGGACCCCTGCT GGAGCCATTTGTGCTGGCCAAGCTGAAGCCCGAGGCTGGCCTCTACCTTATCCACTGGAGCACCAGCCACCTCCACCGCCTCATCCTCACAGTGGCCCAGCGCGACCAG CTCCAGGCTCCCGGCACCAAGGGCTTGCGCCTGCGGAAGTTCCCCATTGAGCTCCGGGCCGGGACAGTCATGCTGGAGGGCTGGGGCCGATCTTTCCCCAGCGTGCGGGACCTGCGGGCCGCCCTGCAGGACTGTTCGCTGCGGGCCGGCGACGACTGCTTTTCCCTGCGTCGCTGCTGCCTGCCCCGGCCGGGAG AGATCTCCAACCTCATCGTCACACGTGGGCCTCAGGCCAGCACCAGACCGCTCAATCTCAGTCATCTCAGCTTCTACCGGATCCGCCAGGAAGACATCACCCAG CTGTCCCACTTGGGCCAGGGCACAAGGACCAACGTGTATGAGGGCCTCTTGCGAGTGGGGGGCAGAGGCCCCGAGGAGGACAAGGCGGATGGCGAGGAACCCCCCGTGCCCGCTGGGGACCATGGGCAGAAGCTGCGTGTGGTACTCAAGGTGCTAGACCCCAGTCACCACGACATCGCCCTG GCCTTCTACGAGACGGCCAGCCTCATGGGCCAGGTCTGCCACGTGCACCTGGTCTTCGTGCACGGCGTCTTCGTGCACGGCTCCGAGA ACATCATGGTCACCGAGTATGTGGAGCACGGGCCCCTGGACGTGTGGCTGCGGCGGGAGAGGGGCCGCGTGCCCCTGGCCTGGAAGTTGGCGGTGGCCCAGCAGCTGGCCAGCGCCCTCAGCTACCTG GAAGACAAAAGCCTGGTTCATGGCAACGTGTGTGGCCGGAACATCCTGCTGGCACGGCTGGGGCTGGCGGAGGGCACCAGCCCCTTCATCAAGCTGAGCGACCCCGGCGTGGGCCTGAGTGCCCTCTCCAGGGAGG AGCGGGTGGAGCGGATCCCCTGGACAGCCCCCGAGTGCCTGTCTGGTGGAGCCCACAGCCTGAGCACCGCAGCCGACAAGTGGGGCTTTGGTGCCACCCTCCTGGAGATCTGCTTCGACGGCGAGGCCCCCCTGCAGGGCCGCAGTCCCTCTGAG AAAGAGCGCTTCTACCAGAAGCAGCACAAACTGCCCGAGCCTTCGTGCCCAGAGCTGGCCACACTCACCAGCCAGTGCCTGACCTACGAGCCAGCCCAGCGGCCGTCCTTCCGCACCATCCTGCGTGACTTCACTCAGCTACAGCCCCAGA ATCTCGCTGATGTCTTGTCTGTGAGCCCGGATTCACTGGCTTCAGATCCCACGGTTTTCAACAAGAGATATTTGAAAAAGATCCGTGATCTGGGTGAG GGTCACTTCGGAAAGGTCAGCCTGTATTGCTACGACCCGAACAACGACGGCACTGGTGAGATGGTAGCCGTGAAGGCCCTCAAGGCAGACTGCGGTCCCCAGCTCCGGTCGAGCTGGAGGCGAGAAATCGACATCCTACGCACCCTCTACCACAAGCACATCGTCAAGTACAAGGGCTGCTGCGAGGACCAAG GCGAGAAGTCGGTACAGCTGGTCATGGAATACATGCCCCTGGGCAGTCTCCGAGACTACTTGCCCCGGCACAATGTCGGGCTGGTCCAGCTGCTGCTCTTCTCCCTGCAGATCTGCGAG GGCATGGCCTACCTGCACACACAGCACTACGTGCATCGAGACCTGGCCGCGCGCAACGTGCTGCTGGACAACAACAGGCTGGTCAAGATTGGGGACTTCGGCCTCACCAAGGCCGTGCCCGAGGGCCACGAGTACTACTGCGTGCGCGAGGATGGGGACAGTCCTGTGTTCTG GTATGCCCCGGAGTGCCTGAAGGAGTGTAAGTTCTACTATGCATCGGACGTCTGGTCCTTTGGGGTCCTCATGTATGAGCTGCTGACCTACTGTGACTCCAGCCAGAGCCCCCCTTCG AAATTCATCGAGCTCATAGGCCTCACCCAGGGGCAGATGACTGTGCTGAGGCTCACGGAGCTGCTGGAACGAGGGGAGAGgctgccacaaccagagagatgCCCCTCTGAG ATCTATTCCCTCATGAAGGACTGCTGGAAGGCAGAGGCCTCATTCCGCCCGACCTTCCAGAACCTCGTACCCATCCTCAGATCATACCACGAGAAATACCAAGGCCAGGCCCCCTCAGTGTTCAGTGTCTGCTGA
- the TYK2 gene encoding non-receptor tyrosine-protein kinase TYK2 isoform X2 — protein sequence MRFYFRNWHGTNPQEPAVYRCGPPGSETSSEQAEQGVQLLDPASFEYLFEQGKHEFVNDVASLWELSSEEEIHHFQNESLGMALLHLCHLALHDGVPLEKVAKKTSFKDCIPRSFRRQIRQHNALTRLRQRSIFRKFLRAFQPGCLSQQVVMVKYLATLERLAPRFGTERVPVCHLELLSQAEGEPCYIRDGGQAPPDPGSESAAGPPTHEVLVSGTEGIRWRLVRAEGPGDGGGGGGSRMPDAGPSGKKMKAQKAGSEPVDRPRETPWSYFCDFQDITHVVLKERHVSIHCQDNKCLELTLPSRAAALSLVSLVDGYFRLTADSNHYLCHDVAPPRLVMSIQDGIHGPLLEPFVLAKLKPEAGLYLIHWSTSHLHRLILTVAQRDQLQAPGTKGLRLRKFPIELRAGTVMLEGWGRSFPSVRDLRAALQDCSLRAGDDCFSLRRCCLPRPGEISNLIVTRGPQASTRPLNLSHLSFYRIRQEDITQLSHLGQGTRTNVYEGLLRVGGRGPEEDKADGEEPPVPAGDHGQKLRVVLKVLDPSHHDIALAFYETASLMGQVCHVHLVFVHGVFVHGSENIMVTEYVEHGPLDVWLRRERGRVPLAWKLAVAQQLASALSYLEDKSLVHGNVCGRNILLARLGLAEGTSPFIKLSDPGVGLSALSREERVERIPWTAPECLSGGAHSLSTAADKWGFGATLLEICFDGEAPLQGRSPSEKERFYQKQHKLPEPSCPELATLTSQCLTYEPAQRPSFRTILRDFTQLQPQNLADVLSVSPDSLASDPTVFNKRYLKKIRDLGEGHFGKVSLYCYDPNNDGTGEMVAVKALKADCGPQLRSSWRREIDILRTLYHKHIVKYKGCCEDQGEKSVQLVMEYMPLGSLRDYLPRHNVGLVQLLLFSLQICEGMAYLHTQHYVHRDLAARNVLLDNNRLVKIGDFGLTKAVPEGHEYYCVREDGDSPVFWYAPECLKECKFYYASDVWSFGVLMYELLTYCDSSQSPPSKFIELIGLTQGQMTVLRLTELLERGERLPQPERCPSEIYSLMKDCWKAEASFRPTFQNLVPILRSYHEKYQGQAPSVFSVC from the exons atgag GTTTTATTTCCGAAACTGGCATGGCACGAATCCTCAGGAGCCGGCTGTGTACCGCTGCGGGCCCCCAGGGTCCGAGACTTCCTCAGAACAGGCAGAGCAGGGGGTGCAACTGCTGGACCCTGCCTCCTTTGAGTACCTCTTTGAGCAG GGCAAGCATGAGTTTGTAAATGACGTGGCATCACTATGGGAGCTGTCTAGCGAGGAGGAGATCCACCACTTTCAGAATGAAAGCCTGGGCATGGCCCTTTTGCACCTCTGCCACCTTGCTCTCCACGATGGTGTCCCCCTTGAGAAGGTGGCCAAGAAGACCAG CTTCAAGGATTGTATCCCACGCTCCTTCCGGCGGCAGATCCGGCAGCACAATGCTCTGACACGCCTGCGCCAACGGAGCATCTTCCGCAAGTTCCTACGGGCCTTCCAGCCGGGCTGCCTCTCCCAGCAGGTCGTCATGGTGAAGTACCTGGCCACGCTCGAGCGACTGGCACCCCGCTTTGGCACAGAGCGTGTGCCCGTGTGCCACCTGGAGCTGCTGTCCCAGGCCGAGGGGGAGCCCTGCTACATCCGGGACGGTGGCCAGGCCCCTCCCGACCCCGGGTCTGAGTCTGCTGCCGGACCCCCCACCCACGAGGTGCTGGTGTCAGGCACAGAAGGCATCCGGTGGCGGCTGGTACGGGCGGAG GGGCCTGGTGATGGTGGCGGTGGTGGCGGCAGCAGGATGCCCGATGCTGGCCCATCTGGGAAGAAAATGAAGGCCCAGAAGGCGGGCAGCGAGCCAGTGGACAGGCCTCGGGAGACCCCCTGGTCCTACTTTTGCGACTTCCAAGACATCACCCACGTGGTGCTGAAGGAACGCCACGTCAGCATCCATTGTCAGGACAACAAGTGCCTG GAGCTGACCCTGCCTTCCCGGGCTGCGGCCCTGTCCTTGGTGTCGCTGGTGGATGGTTACTTTCGCCTGACCGCCGACTCCAACCACTATCTGTGCCACGACGTGGCTCCTCCACGGCTGGTGATGAGCATCCAGGATGGTATCCACGGACCCCTGCT GGAGCCATTTGTGCTGGCCAAGCTGAAGCCCGAGGCTGGCCTCTACCTTATCCACTGGAGCACCAGCCACCTCCACCGCCTCATCCTCACAGTGGCCCAGCGCGACCAG CTCCAGGCTCCCGGCACCAAGGGCTTGCGCCTGCGGAAGTTCCCCATTGAGCTCCGGGCCGGGACAGTCATGCTGGAGGGCTGGGGCCGATCTTTCCCCAGCGTGCGGGACCTGCGGGCCGCCCTGCAGGACTGTTCGCTGCGGGCCGGCGACGACTGCTTTTCCCTGCGTCGCTGCTGCCTGCCCCGGCCGGGAG AGATCTCCAACCTCATCGTCACACGTGGGCCTCAGGCCAGCACCAGACCGCTCAATCTCAGTCATCTCAGCTTCTACCGGATCCGCCAGGAAGACATCACCCAG CTGTCCCACTTGGGCCAGGGCACAAGGACCAACGTGTATGAGGGCCTCTTGCGAGTGGGGGGCAGAGGCCCCGAGGAGGACAAGGCGGATGGCGAGGAACCCCCCGTGCCCGCTGGGGACCATGGGCAGAAGCTGCGTGTGGTACTCAAGGTGCTAGACCCCAGTCACCACGACATCGCCCTG GCCTTCTACGAGACGGCCAGCCTCATGGGCCAGGTCTGCCACGTGCACCTGGTCTTCGTGCACGGCGTCTTCGTGCACGGCTCCGAGA ACATCATGGTCACCGAGTATGTGGAGCACGGGCCCCTGGACGTGTGGCTGCGGCGGGAGAGGGGCCGCGTGCCCCTGGCCTGGAAGTTGGCGGTGGCCCAGCAGCTGGCCAGCGCCCTCAGCTACCTG GAAGACAAAAGCCTGGTTCATGGCAACGTGTGTGGCCGGAACATCCTGCTGGCACGGCTGGGGCTGGCGGAGGGCACCAGCCCCTTCATCAAGCTGAGCGACCCCGGCGTGGGCCTGAGTGCCCTCTCCAGGGAGG AGCGGGTGGAGCGGATCCCCTGGACAGCCCCCGAGTGCCTGTCTGGTGGAGCCCACAGCCTGAGCACCGCAGCCGACAAGTGGGGCTTTGGTGCCACCCTCCTGGAGATCTGCTTCGACGGCGAGGCCCCCCTGCAGGGCCGCAGTCCCTCTGAG AAAGAGCGCTTCTACCAGAAGCAGCACAAACTGCCCGAGCCTTCGTGCCCAGAGCTGGCCACACTCACCAGCCAGTGCCTGACCTACGAGCCAGCCCAGCGGCCGTCCTTCCGCACCATCCTGCGTGACTTCACTCAGCTACAGCCCCAGA ATCTCGCTGATGTCTTGTCTGTGAGCCCGGATTCACTGGCTTCAGATCCCACGGTTTTCAACAAGAGATATTTGAAAAAGATCCGTGATCTGGGTGAG GGTCACTTCGGAAAGGTCAGCCTGTATTGCTACGACCCGAACAACGACGGCACTGGTGAGATGGTAGCCGTGAAGGCCCTCAAGGCAGACTGCGGTCCCCAGCTCCGGTCGAGCTGGAGGCGAGAAATCGACATCCTACGCACCCTCTACCACAAGCACATCGTCAAGTACAAGGGCTGCTGCGAGGACCAAG GCGAGAAGTCGGTACAGCTGGTCATGGAATACATGCCCCTGGGCAGTCTCCGAGACTACTTGCCCCGGCACAATGTCGGGCTGGTCCAGCTGCTGCTCTTCTCCCTGCAGATCTGCGAG GGCATGGCCTACCTGCACACACAGCACTACGTGCATCGAGACCTGGCCGCGCGCAACGTGCTGCTGGACAACAACAGGCTGGTCAAGATTGGGGACTTCGGCCTCACCAAGGCCGTGCCCGAGGGCCACGAGTACTACTGCGTGCGCGAGGATGGGGACAGTCCTGTGTTCTG GTATGCCCCGGAGTGCCTGAAGGAGTGTAAGTTCTACTATGCATCGGACGTCTGGTCCTTTGGGGTCCTCATGTATGAGCTGCTGACCTACTGTGACTCCAGCCAGAGCCCCCCTTCG AAATTCATCGAGCTCATAGGCCTCACCCAGGGGCAGATGACTGTGCTGAGGCTCACGGAGCTGCTGGAACGAGGGGAGAGgctgccacaaccagagagatgCCCCTCTGAG ATCTATTCCCTCATGAAGGACTGCTGGAAGGCAGAGGCCTCATTCCGCCCGACCTTCCAGAACCTCGTACCCATCCTCAGATCATACCACGAGAAATACCAAGGCCAGGCCCCCTCAGTGTTCAGTGTCTGCTGA